A genomic segment from Alteribacillus bidgolensis encodes:
- the aspS gene encoding aspartate--tRNA ligase: MIGRTHYCGEISEKLIGERVELKGWAQTRRDLGQVIFVDLRDRTGIVQIVANPEISAEALEKMDTVRSEYVLDVKGTVVKRDEETYNEKIPTGTVEVQVDEMAILNNSKPLPFQVDGETDVSEDVRLRYRYLDLRRPEMRETFKLRHKTTKLIRDFLDENDFLDIETPMLTKSTPEGARDYLVPSRVHRGEFYALPQSPQLFKQLLMVSGFEKYFQIVRCFRDEDLRADRQPEFTQVDIEASFMDKEDFLSMMEEMMKKIMKEVHGLNIPAPFPRLTYEEAMNRYGSDKPDTRFGMELVELSDIVKDSDFKVFANAVKNGGIVKGLNVKGVANEMSRKEIDDLADFVAVYGAKGLAWLKVEEESLKGPIAKFFSEEETAEIRKALDAQAGDLLFFGADKKQIVYDAMGALRLKFGKDLGLIDHSKFNFLWVTEFPLMEYDEDADRYTAMHHPFTSPIREDIPKLEGNPEEVRAEAYDLVLNGYELGGGSQRIYERELQEKMFKALGFSEEEAREQFGFLLDAFEYGTPPHGGIALGLDRLIMLLAGRNNLRDTIAFPKTASASCLLTKAPGEVSSSQLDELNLEIVKFEEEE, from the coding sequence ATGATTGGACGTACTCATTATTGTGGAGAGATTTCAGAAAAGCTAATCGGAGAAAGAGTAGAATTAAAAGGCTGGGCTCAAACGAGAAGGGACTTAGGACAAGTTATTTTTGTTGATTTAAGAGACCGAACTGGCATTGTACAAATTGTTGCCAATCCCGAAATATCAGCGGAAGCGTTGGAAAAAATGGATACTGTAAGAAGTGAATATGTACTTGATGTGAAAGGTACGGTCGTTAAAAGAGATGAGGAAACATATAATGAAAAAATTCCAACAGGAACCGTTGAAGTTCAAGTTGATGAAATGGCGATATTAAACAATTCAAAACCGCTTCCATTTCAAGTGGATGGTGAAACAGATGTATCAGAAGATGTTCGTTTGAGATACCGCTATCTTGATTTACGTCGTCCTGAAATGAGAGAAACATTTAAACTTCGTCATAAAACGACAAAATTAATTCGCGATTTTCTTGACGAGAATGACTTTTTGGACATAGAAACTCCTATGCTCACAAAGAGTACACCAGAAGGGGCCAGAGACTATTTAGTGCCAAGCCGTGTGCATCGTGGTGAATTCTATGCGCTTCCTCAGTCACCGCAGCTATTCAAGCAGCTATTAATGGTATCTGGTTTTGAGAAATACTTTCAGATTGTGCGCTGCTTCCGTGATGAGGATTTAAGAGCAGATCGGCAGCCAGAATTTACGCAGGTAGATATCGAAGCCTCCTTTATGGATAAAGAAGATTTTCTGTCTATGATGGAAGAGATGATGAAAAAGATTATGAAAGAAGTTCACGGTCTTAATATACCTGCGCCGTTTCCGCGTCTTACATATGAAGAGGCGATGAACCGATACGGCTCGGATAAGCCGGATACTCGCTTTGGGATGGAACTAGTAGAACTTTCAGACATTGTAAAAGACAGTGATTTTAAAGTATTTGCTAATGCAGTTAAAAACGGCGGTATTGTAAAAGGCTTGAATGTAAAAGGCGTGGCCAATGAGATGTCAAGAAAAGAAATTGACGACTTAGCAGATTTTGTAGCGGTGTACGGAGCTAAGGGACTTGCCTGGTTAAAAGTGGAAGAGGAAAGCCTGAAAGGACCGATCGCAAAATTCTTCAGCGAAGAAGAAACAGCAGAAATTAGAAAAGCACTTGATGCACAGGCAGGTGACTTATTGTTCTTTGGTGCAGATAAAAAGCAAATTGTATATGATGCAATGGGAGCACTTCGTCTGAAATTTGGAAAAGATCTTGGCTTGATCGACCACAGCAAATTTAATTTCTTGTGGGTGACAGAATTTCCGCTTATGGAATATGATGAAGACGCTGACCGCTATACAGCAATGCACCATCCGTTTACAAGTCCAATTCGTGAAGATATTCCTAAATTAGAGGGAAATCCAGAAGAGGTTCGTGCAGAAGCGTATGATCTTGTGTTAAACGGCTACGAATTGGGAGGGGGTTCTCAACGCATATATGAAAGAGAGCTTCAAGAAAAAATGTTTAAAGCTCTCGGTTTCAGTGAAGAAGAGGCTCGTGAGCAATTTGGATTTTTATTAGATGCATTTGAGTATGGAACGCCTCCTCACGGCGGGATTGCCCTAGGCCTTGATAGATTGATAATGCTGCTTGCTGGCCGCAATAACCTTCGGGATACGATTGCTTTTCCAAAAACGGCCAGTGCAAGCTGCCTGTTAACTAAGGCACCTGGGGAAGTAAGCAGCAGTCAGCTTGATGAACTGAATTTAGAAATAGTGAAGTTTGAAGAAGAAGAATAG
- a CDS encoding tRNA threonylcarbamoyladenosine dehydratase, whose product MLHQFSRNELAIGQAGLQQLKNKSVAVLGVGGVGSFSAEALVRSGVGRVILVDKDDIDITNVNRQLHALMSTVGRPKVDVMKERLLDINPECEIEDVKMFYTEETHKEFFAYEPDYIIDASDTISYKIHLIKECHERGIPVISSMGAANKMDSSRLSIVDLFETENDPMARVMRRELRKSGIYKGIDVVFSDETPIKIKEEVRNRIVPDTAEKSNIRKSKMPPSSNAFVPSVAGLIAAGHVINKLLEGIDIQRMHE is encoded by the coding sequence ATGCTTCATCAGTTTTCTCGAAATGAATTAGCTATAGGACAAGCAGGATTGCAGCAGTTGAAAAATAAATCAGTGGCTGTACTCGGTGTTGGAGGAGTCGGTTCTTTTTCTGCTGAAGCGCTTGTTCGATCTGGAGTTGGACGTGTTATCCTTGTTGACAAAGATGATATCGATATTACAAATGTTAACAGACAGTTGCATGCTCTAATGTCTACAGTTGGAAGACCTAAAGTAGATGTGATGAAAGAGAGACTTCTGGATATTAATCCTGAGTGTGAGATTGAAGATGTAAAAATGTTTTATACGGAAGAAACGCATAAAGAGTTTTTTGCATACGAACCCGATTACATCATAGACGCCTCAGATACAATTTCTTACAAGATCCACTTAATTAAAGAGTGCCATGAGCGGGGAATTCCAGTGATTTCAAGTATGGGAGCAGCAAATAAAATGGATTCTTCCCGATTATCCATTGTAGACTTGTTTGAAACAGAAAATGATCCAATGGCCAGAGTGATGCGAAGAGAACTAAGAAAAAGCGGTATATATAAAGGGATAGACGTAGTGTTTTCAGATGAAACACCAATCAAAATAAAAGAGGAAGTACGAAATCGGATTGTTCCAGATACAGCGGAAAAGAGTAACATACGCAAATCGAAAATGCCGCCTTCTTCTAATGCATTCGTACCCTCGGTTGCTGGGTTAATAGCAGCAGGTCATGTTATTAATAAGCTGCTGGAAGGAATCGACATTCAACGAATGCATGAGTAA
- a CDS encoding RsfA family transcriptional regulator, translating into MNLRQDAWSDKDDRLLANTVLKHIREGSTQLKAFDETGDMLERTSAACGFRWNAIVRQKYEHKVKEAKRERKMRMRASANQAANQINPARHSGSLTIDHIITHLEGVADELDQHGPAPSEDIEKEITSLEQAKKTLQQEINEMKNEYNTMKRDYDTIVHMMNRAREMAMTEESLPASNVFRMDRNGNLEKLSI; encoded by the coding sequence ATGAATTTGAGACAGGATGCATGGTCAGATAAAGACGACCGACTTTTGGCCAATACTGTTTTAAAACATATTCGTGAAGGAAGCACACAACTAAAAGCGTTTGATGAAACAGGAGATATGTTAGAAAGGACCTCAGCTGCCTGCGGATTCCGCTGGAATGCAATTGTTCGGCAAAAATATGAGCATAAAGTGAAGGAAGCAAAACGAGAACGCAAAATGAGAATGCGTGCTAGTGCAAATCAAGCCGCAAACCAAATTAATCCTGCACGTCATAGCGGTTCACTTACAATAGACCATATTATCACTCATCTAGAAGGAGTAGCCGATGAATTAGATCAACATGGTCCTGCTCCATCGGAGGACATTGAAAAAGAGATTACTTCTCTAGAACAAGCAAAAAAGACATTGCAGCAAGAAATTAATGAAATGAAAAATGAGTATAATACGATGAAACGTGATTATGATACTATTGTTCATATGATGAATCGAGCAAGAGAAATGGCTATGACAGAAGAAAGTCTCCCTGCCTCTAACGTTTTTCGTATGGATCGCAACGGCAATTTAGAAAAGCTTTCCATCTGA
- a CDS encoding replication-associated recombination protein A, whose amino-acid sequence MKHEPLAYKMRPEVIEEVIGQKHLLSEEKPLFQMINKEHLSSMILYGRPGVGKTSIANAFAGSTGLRFRKLNATSSNKKDLEIVVNEAKMYNETIVLCVDEIHRFSKTQIEFLLPHIEKGLLILIGLTSENPYHNINPAIRSRCLIFELQPLTKSEIVEGLKRAVEDEEKGLGQYELDVEDNTLQVIADISGGDMRAALNKLEISFLSSEVDSNNRVPITVETVKNSVQKNDLNIDKTGDGHYDVLSGFHKSIRGGDADAACLMLALLIEAGDLVGISRRILCAAYEDVGLAKPEMGERALAAIQTAERLGFPEARIPLANIVIELCLSPKSNRAYMAINEAISYVQEGKRITIPDHLKDAHYKGAEKLGHGNEYKYPHHYPIGKFGGWVAQQYLPSGMENIGFYDPIEAGQEEKFKKVYEKLKEEQLRQLKKNN is encoded by the coding sequence ATGAAACATGAACCTCTAGCATATAAAATGAGACCGGAAGTAATAGAAGAAGTTATTGGACAAAAACATTTACTTTCTGAAGAAAAACCTTTGTTCCAAATGATTAACAAGGAACATTTATCCTCCATGATCCTTTACGGAAGGCCCGGAGTAGGTAAGACATCTATTGCCAATGCTTTTGCTGGTTCTACCGGCCTTCGTTTTCGAAAACTTAACGCAACCTCAAGTAACAAAAAAGACTTGGAGATCGTGGTAAATGAAGCCAAGATGTATAACGAGACTATCGTACTTTGTGTGGATGAAATTCACCGTTTTTCTAAGACACAAATTGAGTTCTTGCTGCCGCATATAGAGAAGGGACTTCTAATATTAATAGGATTGACAAGTGAAAACCCGTACCACAATATAAACCCCGCTATAAGATCTAGATGTTTAATTTTTGAGTTACAGCCGCTAACGAAAAGTGAAATTGTAGAAGGTTTAAAAAGAGCAGTTGAGGATGAAGAAAAGGGGCTTGGACAATACGAGTTAGATGTGGAAGATAATACGCTGCAAGTAATCGCAGACATCAGCGGCGGTGACATGAGAGCTGCACTTAATAAACTTGAAATTTCCTTTTTAAGCAGTGAAGTTGATAGCAATAACCGTGTCCCTATCACTGTGGAAACAGTGAAAAATTCTGTGCAAAAAAATGATCTTAATATAGATAAAACAGGAGACGGCCATTATGACGTTTTAAGTGGATTTCATAAATCTATTAGAGGAGGAGATGCGGACGCAGCATGTTTAATGCTTGCTCTTTTAATAGAAGCAGGAGATTTAGTCGGTATTTCTAGAAGAATATTATGTGCTGCTTATGAAGATGTAGGATTAGCAAAACCTGAAATGGGAGAACGAGCACTAGCAGCAATCCAGACTGCCGAACGATTAGGATTTCCAGAGGCAAGAATACCACTTGCAAATATAGTCATTGAACTATGTCTTTCTCCGAAATCAAACCGTGCTTATATGGCGATAAATGAAGCAATATCATATGTTCAAGAAGGAAAAAGAATAACGATTCCAGATCATTTGAAAGACGCTCATTATAAAGGTGCTGAAAAATTGGGGCATGGCAATGAGTATAAATATCCCCACCATTATCCGATAGGTAAATTCGGCGGCTGGGTGGCACAGCAGTATCTTCCGAGTGGTATGGAAAACATTGGATTTTATGACCCAATCGAAGCAGGACAAGAAGAAAAATTCAAGAAGGTATATGAAAAATTAAAAGAAGAACAGCTCCGGCAATTAAAAAAAAATAATTAA
- a CDS encoding YczE/YyaS/YitT family protein: protein MERTFVKGEHLLSRWLIFMAGLIIMSFGIAMMITADLGSAPWDVLHIGLQKQLGLTVGTWSIIMGIFIIGFTSLLQKEWPQSGGIANMVLVGVFIDIFLFLLSTPDAFVFKLLMLLLGILIIGYGIGIYIAPECGAGPRDSLMIALQEKTGWKVSRVRGIMEITVLSAGWFLGGPVFIGTILFCIGIGHVVGFALPQCRKLVHRLIERGVKCEDINQGTIRTNYNDGFSKKIR from the coding sequence ATGGAGAGAACATTCGTAAAAGGGGAGCACCTCTTATCAAGGTGGCTTATTTTTATGGCCGGATTAATTATCATGTCATTCGGAATTGCCATGATGATTACTGCAGATTTAGGAAGTGCTCCGTGGGATGTCCTGCACATCGGGCTTCAAAAGCAGCTGGGATTGACAGTTGGTACATGGAGCATTATAATGGGTATTTTTATTATTGGGTTTACCTCCCTTTTGCAAAAAGAATGGCCGCAGTCTGGCGGTATAGCCAACATGGTTTTAGTTGGAGTTTTTATAGACATTTTTTTGTTTTTATTATCGACGCCTGATGCATTTGTGTTTAAGCTTTTAATGCTTTTATTAGGAATCTTAATTATCGGATATGGAATAGGCATTTATATTGCCCCGGAATGCGGAGCTGGTCCAAGGGACAGTCTTATGATTGCACTTCAAGAAAAAACAGGCTGGAAAGTATCCCGTGTTCGGGGGATAATGGAAATAACAGTTTTATCAGCAGGATGGTTTTTAGGAGGCCCTGTGTTTATAGGGACGATTTTATTTTGTATCGGCATAGGCCATGTCGTTGGTTTTGCCTTGCCGCAGTGCAGAAAACTTGTTCATCGACTTATTGAAAGAGGTGTAAAATGTGAAGATATCAACCAAGGGACGATACGGACTAACTATAATGATGGCTTTAGCAAAAAAATACGGTGA
- the cymR gene encoding cysteine metabolism transcriptional regulator CymR, translated as MKISTKGRYGLTIMMALAKKYGEGPVSLKSIAKEHSLSEHYLEQLIAPLRNAILVKSVRGAYGGYMLSKAPSEITAGDIIRVLEGPISPVEVLDDEEPAKRDLWIKIRDAVKDVLDSTTLEDLASYEGKDDHEYYMFYI; from the coding sequence GTGAAGATATCAACCAAGGGACGATACGGACTAACTATAATGATGGCTTTAGCAAAAAAATACGGTGAAGGCCCTGTATCTTTAAAATCAATTGCAAAAGAACATTCTTTATCCGAACACTACCTTGAGCAGCTGATTGCTCCTTTAAGAAATGCTATTTTAGTAAAAAGTGTCCGCGGCGCATACGGAGGTTATATGCTCTCAAAAGCCCCATCAGAAATAACTGCCGGAGATATTATTCGTGTACTTGAAGGACCAATCAGCCCTGTAGAAGTATTAGATGATGAAGAACCCGCCAAGCGGGATTTGTGGATAAAAATAAGGGATGCAGTCAAAGATGTTCTTGACAGCACAACATTAGAAGATCTTGCTTCCTATGAAGGAAAAGATGATCACGAATATTATATGTTTTATATCTGA
- a CDS encoding cysteine desulfurase family protein, with the protein MKKIYADHAATTPIHSEAANVMMKVMQESFGNPSSIHNYGRKARQELDKARDQLAQTVGASPDEIVLTSGGTEADNIAIIGYAQANKDRGNHIITTKIEHHAVLHTCEKLEKYGFEVTYLPVNNEGFVQLDKLKEAITDRTILITIMHGNNEVGTLQPISQIAELASAYNIAFHSDAVQSYGLVAIDISDTPLTMMTVSSHKINGPKGAGFLYVKKGTKLTPFLTGGEQEKKRRAGTENLAAAAGFAKAAETAIQERQKRYDAYKTLSDQFLKALQAEKIPFEMNGPDKDKLPHITNVYFPNIHLESFLVQLDLAGIAASSGSACTAGSVEPSHVLSAMFDDKNRASSSVRFSFGKGNTADEMEYIAAEIRKILDRMKAI; encoded by the coding sequence GTGAAAAAAATTTATGCAGACCACGCTGCAACTACTCCAATTCATTCAGAAGCAGCAAACGTAATGATGAAAGTAATGCAAGAGAGTTTTGGAAATCCATCTAGCATTCATAACTATGGACGAAAAGCCAGACAAGAGTTAGATAAAGCCCGAGATCAGCTAGCTCAAACAGTTGGAGCTTCCCCTGATGAAATTGTTTTAACGAGCGGAGGAACAGAAGCTGATAATATTGCTATTATTGGTTATGCACAAGCAAATAAAGATCGAGGCAATCACATTATTACGACAAAAATAGAACATCATGCAGTGCTTCATACTTGTGAAAAGCTTGAAAAGTATGGATTTGAGGTCACTTATCTTCCTGTAAACAATGAAGGCTTTGTCCAATTAGACAAACTAAAAGAGGCGATAACAGATCGTACTATTTTGATTACTATAATGCATGGAAATAATGAAGTAGGCACGCTGCAGCCCATTTCACAAATTGCAGAATTAGCATCTGCGTATAATATTGCATTTCATAGCGACGCCGTACAATCCTATGGACTAGTGGCTATCGATATAAGTGATACACCTCTTACAATGATGACTGTTTCTTCTCATAAAATTAACGGCCCAAAAGGAGCCGGATTTTTGTATGTTAAAAAAGGAACAAAACTGACCCCTTTTTTAACTGGGGGAGAACAGGAGAAAAAACGCAGAGCAGGTACGGAAAATTTAGCTGCTGCTGCAGGGTTTGCAAAAGCAGCAGAAACTGCAATACAAGAACGACAAAAACGATATGACGCTTACAAAACATTAAGCGATCAATTTTTAAAAGCTTTGCAGGCTGAAAAAATACCTTTTGAAATGAATGGACCGGATAAAGATAAGCTCCCTCATATTACAAATGTATATTTTCCAAATATACATTTAGAGTCTTTTCTTGTGCAGTTGGACCTTGCCGGAATTGCAGCATCAAGCGGTTCTGCTTGTACGGCTGGTTCCGTAGAACCTTCTCACGTATTAAGCGCAATGTTTGATGATAAAAATAGGGCGTCTTCCTCTGTAAGGTTCAGCTTTGGAAAGGGAAATACAGCCGATGAAATGGAATATATAGCTGCTGAAATACGAAAAATATTAGATCGTATGAAAGCTATTTAA
- the mnmA gene encoding tRNA 2-thiouridine(34) synthase MnmA, whose protein sequence is MSASKKKPEDTRVIVGMSGGVDSSVTAALLKDEGYEVIGIFMKNWDDTDENGVCTATEDYDDVIKVCNQLGIPYYAVNFEQKYWDHVFTYFLDEYKAGRTPNPDVMCNKEIKFKAFLDHAMSLGADYLATGHYARVQREEDGTVSMLRGIDNNKDQTYFLNQLNQNQLQKVMFPLGHLTKKEVRTIAEEKGLATAGKKDSTGICFIGERNFKDFLKSYLPAQPGSMVTPDGEVKGSHDGLMYYTLGQRQGLGIGGSGEPWFVIDKNLEDNTLIVGQGFHHPGLYSEGLYASDMNWINGKERKEPFSCTAKFRYRQSDQEVVVYPSENGIRKIMFKTSQRAITPGQSVVLYDGDICLGGGTIEQAIKIRESVGA, encoded by the coding sequence ATGTCTGCTTCAAAAAAAAAGCCAGAAGATACAAGAGTAATTGTAGGAATGTCAGGCGGTGTGGATTCTTCGGTAACAGCCGCTCTTTTAAAAGATGAAGGATATGAAGTAATCGGTATTTTTATGAAGAATTGGGATGATACCGACGAAAATGGTGTTTGTACCGCTACAGAAGATTATGATGACGTTATAAAAGTATGCAATCAGCTTGGAATCCCTTATTATGCAGTGAATTTTGAACAGAAGTATTGGGACCATGTGTTCACCTATTTTCTAGACGAATATAAAGCGGGAAGAACGCCGAATCCCGATGTGATGTGCAACAAAGAAATTAAGTTTAAAGCATTTCTTGACCATGCTATGTCCCTGGGAGCTGATTATCTTGCTACTGGTCATTATGCAAGAGTACAAAGAGAAGAAGACGGCACGGTCTCTATGCTGCGCGGAATAGATAACAACAAAGATCAAACATACTTTTTGAATCAATTAAATCAAAATCAGCTTCAAAAAGTGATGTTTCCGCTAGGACACTTAACGAAAAAAGAAGTCAGGACGATCGCTGAAGAAAAAGGGCTTGCTACAGCGGGCAAAAAAGACAGCACTGGTATTTGTTTTATTGGTGAACGTAATTTTAAAGACTTTTTGAAGTCATATTTGCCAGCACAGCCAGGCAGCATGGTTACTCCAGATGGAGAAGTGAAGGGATCGCATGACGGCCTTATGTATTACACACTAGGTCAAAGACAAGGATTAGGCATTGGCGGCTCCGGAGAACCGTGGTTTGTTATAGACAAAAATCTAGAAGATAATACACTGATTGTAGGACAAGGTTTTCATCATCCAGGTCTTTATTCAGAAGGACTTTATGCGTCTGACATGAACTGGATAAACGGTAAAGAAAGAAAAGAACCGTTTTCTTGTACTGCAAAATTCCGCTATCGTCAATCCGATCAGGAGGTCGTTGTATATCCAAGTGAAAACGGTATAAGAAAAATCATGTTTAAGACTTCACAACGGGCAATTACCCCTGGTCAGTCTGTCGTGTTATATGATGGAGACATCTGTCTTGGAGGCGGCACAATTGAACAAGCAATAAAAATAAGGGAAAGCGTAGGGGCGTAA
- a CDS encoding tetratricopeptide repeat protein, which yields MSSNEQAMKAIQNGELEKALELLNKAIEEEPEDPVAYINFGNLLTEMGESDKALNFFQKALELNNEAAAAYYGAGNVLYNAEKYGEAITMYQQAHKAGLDDESLHYMMGMSYIQSGRLPHALASLQRALECNPSDTDARFYYGLCLAQSHQIDEAVPHFKRVVKEDETHADAYYNLGVASMYQDELKEAISFFDQAIEQQPDHLLAQNGKEQAKKLLDK from the coding sequence ATGAGTTCCAACGAACAAGCGATGAAAGCTATACAAAATGGCGAGTTGGAAAAAGCACTGGAGTTATTAAATAAGGCTATTGAAGAAGAACCCGAAGATCCGGTGGCCTATATCAATTTTGGAAACCTTCTAACTGAAATGGGAGAGAGCGACAAAGCACTTAACTTTTTTCAAAAAGCGTTAGAATTAAATAATGAGGCAGCTGCTGCTTATTACGGGGCAGGAAATGTATTATACAACGCAGAAAAATACGGAGAAGCTATAACGATGTATCAGCAAGCCCACAAGGCAGGGTTAGACGATGAAAGTTTACATTACATGATGGGGATGTCTTATATTCAATCTGGAAGGCTTCCTCATGCACTAGCCTCGTTACAAAGAGCATTGGAGTGTAATCCAAGTGACACGGATGCAAGATTTTATTACGGATTATGTTTAGCTCAATCTCACCAAATTGATGAAGCTGTTCCTCATTTTAAAAGAGTAGTCAAAGAAGATGAAACACACGCGGATGCTTATTATAATTTAGGTGTTGCCAGCATGTACCAAGACGAATTAAAAGAAGCTATTTCTTTTTTTGATCAAGCAATTGAACAGCAGCCTGACCATTTGTTAGCCCAGAATGGAAAAGAACAAGCAAAAAAGCTGCTGGATAAATAA